TTGTAGGCGGCGTTCTCCTGCTCGGCGAAGAGGCCCTGCACGCTGGCCACGTTGACGATGGCGCCGCCCGCTCCCTTCGGGAGGGCGCGGGCGAAGAGGGCCGAAAGGTGCATGGGGGCGGTGAGGTTGACCTCGAGCACCCTCCGCCAGGTGTCGAGGCGCACGGTGAGCGCCGAGCCCGGCGCGGAGATGGCGGCGTTGTTGACGAGCACGTCCACCCCACCGAGCGCCCGCCGTGCTTCGGCGAAGGCGCGCTCGCGCGCGGCCTCGTCGGCCAGGTCGGCGGGCACGAAGACCGCGCCCAGCGCACGGGCCGCCGCTTCTCCGCCCGGATCCACGTCCACGAGTGCCAGCTGCGCCCCCTCGCGCGCGAAGGCCTCGGCTACCGCGCGGCCGATGCCGCGGGCGGCTCCGGTGACGAGCACCCCGGTGTCCTGGAACATGCTCTTAGTTTAGTCGCGCTGCCAGGCTGTGCGCCTATCGCCACCTCTACCACCCACCCCCACCGCATCCCCTACCTCCGGTCGAAGCGCAGCACCAGCGGCCGGTAGCGGGTCGTCGGGGTGGGCTGGCCGTAGGCGTCGGTGTCCCAGATCGACGGCAGCACCGCCAGCAGCCCGCCGTCGACGACGAAGAGCTCTTCGAAGCTCTGCGGCTGGTACTTGATGTCCCACTCGGTGACGCCCGTGGGGCTGCCGCTGGTGATCTCGGGAAGATTCACGATCCAGCGCGTCGCTCCCGTCGCCGGGTCCAGCGCCATCAGGTACTGCCAGGCCGCGGCGTAGAGCTCGTCCTGGGCGGCGTCGTAGGCGATGGGGACGTAGGCGAAGCCACTGGAGTGGACCATGCGCTCTTCTTCGTCGCTGATCCAGCGCAGCCAGCTGAGCTGCCCCCCGTCGAGGCGGGCCACGAAGTGGCGCTTCTCGCTGCCGGGGTTGGGGACCGGGACCCCCAGGTAGTCGGCGTCTTCGTCGAGGTAGCCGCTCACGAAGAGGACGTCGCCATCTGCGGGCACGAGGTACATGGTGGGCGAGAAGGCCGTCGTCGTCACCACGCTCCAAACGGCGTTCCCGGCGGCGTCGTAGCGCACCAGCCGCTCGCCCCAACCGGCGGTGAAGCGGTCCAGGGCCCCCTGCACCTCGACCCGCCCGCCGTCGGGGGTGGCGTGAGCAAGGCGCGTAGCGAAGTCTTCGGGGTCCGGTCGCCGCGTCGCGGTCAGGGTGCCGTCGGCCGCCAGCCGAGCATAGAAGTTGTAATTGGTCACCAGCCGGTAGTCGGGGCGGTAGTACCCATCAAAGAGCCCGTCTCCCTTGACGGCGCCCGTAATGACTTCCGTGTAATAGGGATCGGTCCCGTCGAACGCCTTCAGGAGCGCGAACGCCTGCCGGTTCAGGTTCACGTCGTAGCGCGCGAGCCCCGACCAGGCCGGCCAAACTCCGGTGGTGTCACACCCCTCGGCCTGAGCCGCACCGTTGCGCAACGCCGCCGCCACGAAAGCCTCACCGGTTGGGGAAACCGCCAGCTGGGGGTTTTGTGGCGCCGGGCAGCTCTCGCCCTGTGCCGCCAGCTCCGTCACCAGCGAGGGGTCGGGGAAGGGCTGCGGCCCCAGCACCGTGCCGTCCCCGTCGACCCGCCACAGCGAGAAGTAATTCTTGCTGGCGTCGCCGTCCAGTGGCGTTTCTTCCACCGCGGCGAACAAATAGTCGCCATTCGTGTCGTACTGGTCGAGCGCCATCTTGTACGGCGTGATCAGCACCTGCGTCCAGGTCAGCTTGACCGGCGCCGGGTTGTCCTCTTGCTGCTGGCAGGCCCCGAGCAACAGTGCGCCCAGGGCGAGGAGGGAGAGAAGGGGAAGTCGTTTCATGTCTTTAGTCTAAAAGGTCTTCAGGATCGCGCCAGTGCGTGTTTGTCGCCTCGATGGACAAAGTCCATCGAGGCGACGCGCCGCATTTTGCGAAATTTCAATGAAATGAAGAACCTGCACTTAGAGCCGAGGAAAGTTCCATTCAGATGGTGTTCAATCCGGCTCGGCGAAAAAGTGCCCCCACCGCTGGCTTATTCCATGGATGGAGGCATGCGTTGCTTCGTGCACTCAGGCGTAGCAGTCCGGACCCGGCGGGAAGATGGCGTCGATCTT
This genomic stretch from Oceanithermus desulfurans harbors:
- a CDS encoding SDR family NAD(P)-dependent oxidoreductase; protein product: MFQDTGVLVTGAARGIGRAVAEAFAREGAQLALVDVDPGGEAAARALGAVFVPADLADEAARERAFAEARRALGGVDVLVNNAAISAPGSALTVRLDTWRRVLEVNLTAPMHLSALFARALPKGAGGAIVNVASVQGLFAEQENAAYNASKGGLVNLTRSLALDLAPRGVRVNAVAPGAIATEGVLAAIARSSDPAATRRDWEDLHALRRLGRPEEVAEAVLFLASEKASFVTGAILPVDGGMTASFMMAGRPV